The Jiangella sp. DSM 45060 genome contains the following window.
GCGACGTGAGCCGTCCCCTGACTGTCGGGCGCTTCACGCCGGCGTGACCGCTTGACCCGCAGGCACCCGGCCCCAAGGATGCGCAGCTGTCGGGGGAACGGGGGAAGGGCGGGCACAGCCAGCCCGAGTGTGGTGCGCCGGTCGGAGGAACCGTCGCCGCTGCCGCGCCGCCGCGGCAGCACCACGAATCCCTGGCCCGCCTCCGCCGCAACCGTAGCCGTCCGGGCGGCGGGGTCAGTCGCCGGTGGGAGGGAGGGGGAGGTCGGCCGAGACGGTGGTGCCGGCGCCGGGAGGGCTGGCGACGTCGAGGTGGCCGTCGATGCCGGCGAGGCGGTCGGCGAGGCCGGCGAGGCCGTGGCCCTTGCCGAGGTGCGCTCCGCCGCGGCCGTCGTCGGCGACCTGGACGTGCAGGGCGTCGCCGGCGCGGAGGACGGAGACGGAGCAGGCGGACGCGTCGGCATGCTTGGCCACGTTGGTGAGCGACTCCGTCACCACGAAGTAGGCCGCGTTCTCGACCGCCGGGGGCAGCCGCTCGCCGTCGAGGAGGTCGGTGTCGAGCGTCGTGGGGACGGGGCAGCGCGCGGTCGCGGCCGCCAGGGCGGCGGGCAGGCCGCGGTCGGTGAGGATGGGCGGGGCGATGCCGCGCGACACGGCACGCAGCTCGGCCAGTGCCTCCTTGGTCTGCTGCACGGCCTCCTCGACGAGGGGACGCGCGGCCTGCGGGTCGTCGTCGAAGCGGCGCTGGGCGGACTCGAGGTCCATGGTGAGCCGGACGAGGCGCTGCTGCGGCCCGTCGTGGATGTCGCGCTCGACCCGGCGCAGCATCTCGGCCTCGGCGGCGACGACGGACTGGCGGCTGCGGCTGAGCTGCTCGGTGCGCGCCCGCAGCGCCGCCGTCTCGTTCGTCAGCAGCCCCCACACCAGCGACGACTCGAGGACGGCCACCCCGCGCAGGATGTGCGCGAGCGCCAGCGGCAGCCCGCGGAACCCGCCGCCGCCGGCGATGACCCAGGACAGCGCGATCAGCGGCGACAAGCCGATGGTCAGCCCCAGCCACACCATCGTCACCGACCAGGTGAACACCCGCACCGGCAGGATCAGCACGCAGTAGAGCCAGTCGCGCCACGACTGGCGGTCGCGCAGCACCTCGAGCACGCGCGACAGCCCGCGCTCGCGAGCCGGCGCGTAGTACACCGGTCCGACCTCGCGCCGCTCCATCAGGCCGACCCGGGCCCGCTCGGCCCGGGCGAACCCGCGCGCCGTCAGCAGCGTCGCCATGAGGATGATCAGGCCGATGAACGCCAGCACGATCAGCCCGATGCCGAGGAAGAACCCGACGATCGCCAGCGTGAACGAGGCGATGGCGATGGGCAGGCCCGGCAGCAGGTAGCCGAGGTCACGGCCGATCTGCCGCCAGGTCACCCGGGGCCGGGTCGCGTCGTCGCTCATCGGGCGGTGCTCGCGGCCGGGATCGGGAGCTCGGCGCTGACGGTGGTGCCGCCGGCGGGCGGGCTGACGATGTCGAGGCGGCCGTCGACGCCGGCGAGGCGGTCGGCGAGACCGGCCAGGCCGTGGCCCTTGCCGAGGTGGGCGCCGCCGCGGCCGTCGTCGGCGATCTGGACGTGCAGGACGTCGTCGACCCGGACGACGGAGACCGCGCAGCGCGCCGCCTGCGAGTGCTTCGCCACGTTCGTCAGCGACTCGGTGACGACGAAGTAGGCGGCGTTCTCGATGGCCGACGGCAGCCGCTCGGCGAGGTCGGGGCCGACGTCGAGGGTGGTCGGGACGGGGCACCGGGCGGTGGCCGCGGCCAGGGCGGCCGGCAGGCCGCGGTCGGTGAGGATGGGCGGGGCGATGCCGCGGGACACGGCGCGCAGCTCGGCCAGCGCCTCCTTGGTCTGCGTGACGGCGCCCTCGAGCAGCGGCCGCGCGGCCTCGGGGTCGTCGTCGAACCGGCGCTGGGCGGACTCGAGGTCCATGGTGAGCCGTACGAGGCGCTGCTGCGGGCCGTCGTGGATGTCGCGCTCGACCCGGCGCAGGGTGTCGGCCTCGGCCTGCACGACCGCGGTACGGCTGCGGCTCAGCTCGTCGGCGCGGGCCCGCAGCGCCGCGTTCTCGTTCGTCAGCATGGCCCAGACCAGCGACGACTCGGTGAGCGCGAACGCACGCAGCAGGTAGGGCAGCGTGGCCAGGAAGACCAGGCCGATGGCGGTGTTCAGCGCGACGTCAGCCAGCCGGCCGTCGCCCAGGCCGATCAGCTCGGCCAGCGTGTCGCTCTCCTCGTTGTCGCGCGGCAGCGACCACTCCCACAGCGCGTACGTGGTGCCGCCCAGCGCGGCGGCCGTCCACGCGATGGTCATGCTCCAGGTGAAGCAGCGGATCGGCAGGATGAGGATGCCGAACCCCCACTCGCGCCAGGCCAGCGGGTCGCGCAGGAAGCTGAACAGCCGGGCCAGGCCCTTGCCGGACGCCGGACGGTGGTAGGCCGGGCCGACCGGGCGGTCCTCCATGAGCGCGACGCGCGCTCGTTCGGCGACGGCGAAACCGCGGGCGGCGCCGAACATGGCGATCCACACGATCAGCCCGAGGAAGGCCAGCACGAACAGCCCGAGGCCGAGGAAGAAGCCCGTCACCATGATCGTGAAGGAGGCGATGGCGATGGGGAGCCCCGGCAGCAGGTAGGCGAGGTCGCGGGGGACCTGCCGCCAGCCGGCCCTGGGCCGGTCGGTGATCTGCGTGTTCATGCCTCCAGCCTTCCGTGTGCTTGCAGGGTAGACGAGCCGGTCAGCCCGTGAGTTCGGGGTAGGGCTGTCCCCACCCGGCCGATGAGGCGCACCGCCGTCGCGAGCGCGGCGGCCGAGCAGAGCAGCCACCACGGCAGGTCAGACCGCCAGCGCGCGTCGAACGTCTCGGGCGGGACATACCCGGCGACGCGGACGGCGGCCGCGGCCACCAGCGCGACCGCGGGCAGCTGCCAGAGGTGGACGGTGACCAGGCGCGGCGCCAGCCAGGCCAGCCCGGCGGCCACCGGCGCGCCTGACGTCCACCGGTCGATCGGCGGCCGGGCCGCCAGCGCCAACCCCAGCTGCGCGGCGGTGCAGCCGAGCAGGACGGACGCGGACGGCAGCGCACCGGGGTCGCGGCCCGAGAACGCGGCCAGCACCAGGCCGCACGCGCCCGCCGTCGCGCCCGCCGCGGCCACCATCAGCGCGTGACGGGGACGCAGCCGGTCCAGCGCACCGGCCCGGACGAGCAGCCCGGCCTGGTACGCCGCCAGCCACACGGCCGCGACGACCGCCACCGGCGCCACGGCGAGGTCGGCCAGCAGCGCCGCGACGGCGATGGCCGCGAGCTCGGCGCCACGCCATCGGGCGTGCAGCCGCGCCAGCGCCGGCCGGAGCAGCGTCAGCGCCGCCAGGGCGGCCGGCAGCCACAGCAGCCGGGCCGCGCCGTCGATCAGCGGCAGCGCGACGACGGCGAACGGCAGCGCCGGCCGCGCGATCGCCGCCGGCCCGCCGCACCCCGCGATGCCGGCCGCGAACAGCGCGAGCGGCGCCGCGAGCACGAGGGCCGCCGCGGCCGCCGTCGTCACCCGGCCGGTCTGCGGATCGGTGACCGGCAGCACCCAGTGCAGGGCGGCGACGAGCGCCACCGCGGCCAGGCCGAGCACGGTCGCGAACCGGGCCGGCGGGGCGGTGGAGGGCACGGTTCCAGCCTGGTCGCCGGCGGCCGCCGGCACAGCGCGGCACGCTCCACTCTCGATGGTGGGGACAGCCCCACCATCGCCGCGGCGCTAACGGGCCGTGAAGACACCGGCCCACAGCCGCTAAGAGGCCGCTAACCACGCTCCGACCAGCACGTTCTGGTGGTTGTGTACCCATGCTGGCCCCGATCGGCGGGGCCTGAGCTTCCCTCAGGGGTGTCCATGCAAGACGTCGCCTTCATCGGCCTCACGGTGCTCTTCTTCGTCGTGACGGCCCTTCTCGGTGCGGGCGTTGACCGGCTCGGACGGCGCCACGGCGTCGACGCCGACGCGACGCAGCAGGAGGCCGGCCAGTGACCGCCGAGAACGTCGTGGGCCTGATCGTGGCCGTGCTGCTGGTCGGGTACCTGCTCGCGGCCCTGCTCTTCCCGGAGCGGTTCTGATGAGCGCCACCGCGGCGGGCCTGCTGCAGATCGCCCTCCTCCTCGCCCTGCTGGCCGTGGCGTTCCGGCCGCTTGGCGACCACATCGCACGCGTGTTCACGTCGACGCGCCACCTCGCCGTCGAGCGCGCCTTCTACCGGGTCGTCCGGGTGGACCCGGACGCGGACCAGCGCTGGAGCACCTACCTGCTCTCGGTGCTGGGCTTCTCCGCGGTGTCGGTGCTGCTGCTGTACGCGATCCTGCGGCTGCAGGACCTGCTGCCGATGTCGCTCGGCTTCGACGGCATGGCGCCGGACCTCGCCTTCAACACCGCGACGTCGTTCGTCGCGAACACCAACTGGCAGTCGTACGCGGGCGAGTCCACGCTCGGCTACACCGCCCAGATGGCCGGCCTGACGGTGCAGAACTTCCTGTCCGCGGCGGTCGGCCTCGCGGTCGCGATCGCGCTGATCCGCGGGCTGACCCGGAACCGCACCGACCGGCTCGGCAACTTCTGGGTCGACCTCACCCGCGGCGTCGTGCGCGTCCTGCTGCCGATCGCGTTCCTGTTCGCGCTGGTGCTGGTGGCCGGCGGCGTCGTGCAGAACCTGTCCGAGCCGCACGACGTCACGACGCTGGGCGGCGCCGTCCAGTCGCTGATCGGCGGCCCGGTGGCCTCGCAGGAGGTCATCAAGCTGCTCGGCACCAACGGCGGCGGCTTCTTCAACGCGAACTCGGCGCACCCGTTCGAGAACGCGAACGCGCTCACCAACCTGCTCGAGATCTTCCTGCTGCTGGTGATCCCGGTGTCGCTGGCCCGCACCTACGGCGTCATGGTGAAGGACAAGCGGCAGGGCTACGCGGTGCTGGCCGCGATGGCGGTGCTCTGGGGCGCCGCGCTGGTCGCCGTCACGGCCGCCGAGGTCAACCACCCGGGGACGGTGCCGCAGGCGGCCGGCGCGTCGCTGGAGGGCAAGGAGGTCCGCTTCGACGTCTGGGCGTCGGCGCTGTTCGCGAACTCGACAACGGGGACGTCCACCGGCGCGGTCAACTCGATGCACGCCAGCTACACCGGCGCCGGCGGCGGCATGGTCATGCTCAACATGATGCTGGGCGAGGTCTCGCCCGGCGGCGTGGGCAGCGGCCTGTACGGCATGGTCGTCCTGGCCATCCTCGCCGTCTTCCTGGCCGGCCTGATGGTCGGGCGGACGCCGGAGTACCTGGGCAAGAAGATCGGCCGGTACGAGATCTCGCTGGTCGCCCTGTACATCCTGGCGATGCCGTTCGCGCTGCTCATCGGCGCGGCCATCGCGGCGTCGACCGACACGACGAGGTCGTCGCTGCTGAACGACGGGCCGCAGGGGCTGTCGGAGATCCTGTACGCGTTCGCCTCCG
Protein-coding sequences here:
- a CDS encoding sensor domain-containing protein; the encoded protein is MNTQITDRPRAGWRQVPRDLAYLLPGLPIAIASFTIMVTGFFLGLGLFVLAFLGLIVWIAMFGAARGFAVAERARVALMEDRPVGPAYHRPASGKGLARLFSFLRDPLAWREWGFGILILPIRCFTWSMTIAWTAAALGGTTYALWEWSLPRDNEESDTLAELIGLGDGRLADVALNTAIGLVFLATLPYLLRAFALTESSLVWAMLTNENAALRARADELSRSRTAVVQAEADTLRRVERDIHDGPQQRLVRLTMDLESAQRRFDDDPEAARPLLEGAVTQTKEALAELRAVSRGIAPPILTDRGLPAALAAATARCPVPTTLDVGPDLAERLPSAIENAAYFVVTESLTNVAKHSQAARCAVSVVRVDDVLHVQIADDGRGGAHLGKGHGLAGLADRLAGVDGRLDIVSPPAGGTTVSAELPIPAASTAR
- the kdpA gene encoding potassium-transporting ATPase subunit KdpA — its product is MSATAAGLLQIALLLALLAVAFRPLGDHIARVFTSTRHLAVERAFYRVVRVDPDADQRWSTYLLSVLGFSAVSVLLLYAILRLQDLLPMSLGFDGMAPDLAFNTATSFVANTNWQSYAGESTLGYTAQMAGLTVQNFLSAAVGLAVAIALIRGLTRNRTDRLGNFWVDLTRGVVRVLLPIAFLFALVLVAGGVVQNLSEPHDVTTLGGAVQSLIGGPVASQEVIKLLGTNGGGFFNANSAHPFENANALTNLLEIFLLLVIPVSLARTYGVMVKDKRQGYAVLAAMAVLWGAALVAVTAAEVNHPGTVPQAAGASLEGKEVRFDVWASALFANSTTGTSTGAVNSMHASYTGAGGGMVMLNMMLGEVSPGGVGSGLYGMVVLAILAVFLAGLMVGRTPEYLGKKIGRYEISLVALYILAMPFALLIGAAIAASTDTTRSSLLNDGPQGLSEILYAFASGANNNGSAFAGLSANTEYYNTALGLAMLIGRFTTIVLVLALAGALARQRPTPVTAGTLPTHRPLFVGLHSVTVIIVAGLTFFPALALGPIAVALA
- a CDS encoding sensor histidine kinase, producing the protein MSDDATRPRVTWRQIGRDLGYLLPGLPIAIASFTLAIVGFFLGIGLIVLAFIGLIILMATLLTARGFARAERARVGLMERREVGPVYYAPARERGLSRVLEVLRDRQSWRDWLYCVLILPVRVFTWSVTMVWLGLTIGLSPLIALSWVIAGGGGFRGLPLALAHILRGVAVLESSLVWGLLTNETAALRARTEQLSRSRQSVVAAEAEMLRRVERDIHDGPQQRLVRLTMDLESAQRRFDDDPQAARPLVEEAVQQTKEALAELRAVSRGIAPPILTDRGLPAALAAATARCPVPTTLDTDLLDGERLPPAVENAAYFVVTESLTNVAKHADASACSVSVLRAGDALHVQVADDGRGGAHLGKGHGLAGLADRLAGIDGHLDVASPPGAGTTVSADLPLPPTGD
- the kdpF gene encoding K(+)-transporting ATPase subunit F is translated as MTAENVVGLIVAVLLVGYLLAALLFPERF